The window GGCGCGTGCGCTACATGAATCCGCTATGGCGGCCTTGCCGCCGCGCCCTCGTCGACGGATTCTGCGCCGGCGATCCGGTCGAATGTTCACTGAACCTGCAGATGGTTGCCGAGGCGTGCTTCACGAATCCCCTGATCGTCGGTTTGACGGAATGGGCGGCGGCGAACGGCGACGAGGTGACGCCGACCATTTTTCTCAGCATCGAGACGGACGAATTGCGCCATATGGCGAACGGCTACCAGACAATCGTCTCGATCATTCACGATCAGGAAAACCACAAATACATTCAGACGGACCTGGATAATACGTTCTGGTTGCAGAACAAGTTCATCACGCCGTTCGTCGGCGCGGTCCTCGAATATGGCTCCGTCAACAAGGTCGAGCCTTGGGCGGTCACCTGGGATCGCTGGGTGTATCAGGACTGGGCCTCCATGTGGCTGGGCCGTCTTGCGAAATTCGGCATCAAGACGCCACGGAGCATGCTGGAGGCGAAGACGGAAGCCTACTGGTCTCACCACGCGGCTTGGCAGGTCGCCACGGCGCTGTGGCCGCTCATGATGATCCGCATCGAACCGCCGACCGAGAAGGACGCGGCATGGTTCGAGAAGAATTATCCGGGCTGGTATGCGCGTTACGGCGTGTTCTACGACGTGTGGAAGGGCATGAACTATCAGGATCCCTCCAGTAACTTCATTCCTTATCAGTGGCTGATGAAGAACAACGTCACCGTCCACGTCTGCCGCACCTGCCAGATGCCGACGGTATCGCCGGATGTATACGGCGGGGCGAAGAAGGCGCGCATCGTCGAATACGAAGGCCGACTGCACGCCTTCTGCTCGAACATGTGCGAGCGGATGTTCTTCATGGAGCCGGAGCGGTACCACAACCAGACGACGTTCTTCGAGGAATTCGATGGTTGGAACCTGGCGGACATCGTCGAGAAATTCCACGGCGTTCGTTCAGACGGCAAGACGTTGACGTCCCAGCCGCATCTCGAATCGAAGCGCATGTGGACGATAGACGATCTCCGCGCGGCCAATTGCGTGATCGAGGATCCGTTGCGCAAGTTCCAGAGCGTGGCGATCAAGCATTAGGCAAGTCGGCGTTTTTGAGAGGGGGGGCTTTCCGGAAGGAAACCTCCCCTCGTTTCTACGGGTAAAAAATATAAAGATTCCCGCTTCAGGGAACGGTCGGATAGGGAGTAACGCCTTTATGGCCATTAAGAAAACCAAGACTCATCGCGGTATTTTTCCGAACACCGAGCCACAAGGTTCAGAGCCGCTTTCCGAGAATCGCGAATTCTGTTTTTTCGCGAAACCGCGGTGGAAGAAGCTCACCGAATACGAAAAACTCATCCTCTACGCGCAACCCAATCCGGACTGGATTCCAGGCGGTCTCGATTGGGGCGATACCCCGGCGCGGTTCAGCGGCGGCCGGGATACGTGGGGCAATTATTTCACAGAAATGCGGTGCCAAGACTGGTACGCCTTTCGCGACCCGCATCGGCGCTGGCAATACCCCTATGTGTCGGAAAAGGCGGACGAATGGCGCAACCTGCAGCGCCGGCTCGGGGCCTATGCGGATATGCGCGAGTGGGAAAGGATGAACCCATGGTGGCGGGACGAGGTCGTCGGTAAGATTTGGGCCGCCTTTCTCCACCACGAATACGGCGTATTCAACGCCATGTCCTCCGTCTGCCGAGATGTGCTCAGCGACATCATTCGCGCCGCTACCTGCACGGGCGCCTTCGACCTGCTGGACAACTCGCAGATGATTCACATGCAACGGCTGTTTCTCTCCAAAATTTTTCCGGACACGTTTAAGGCGGATATTGATCTCGGGAAGGACGTTTGGCGGTCGTCCGAGATTTACGCGCCGACCATCGGGTTGGTGGATGAGCTGTGGGACAAGACCAGCGATCATTGCGAAATCCTGTTTGCGCTCTTCATGGTTCACCTGCCGCTTTTCGGGCGCGTCGTCCGGAACGAATTTGTGGAACGCTATGCCGGCTTCTTCGGCGATACGTTGATTGGCCTTTTCGTGCCGGATATGAACCGAGCCCAGCGCGTAGCCAGGGACTGGAATTTCGATCTCTTTCACAACGTCTTCTTCGGTGACCCGGAATTCGGGCCGATGAACCAGAAGATCATGCAACTCTGGCTCAACCGCTGGCTTCCGAAGACGCTGGCCTGCGTGCGGGCTTTCAAGCCGGTTTTCGACCTGCCGCAAATCCAATCTGCCCGTCAGGCGATGGGTGGAGCAACCATTGACGCACGCTTTGCAGACCTTTTGGCCGAGTGGAAAGAAACCCACCTTGATCCGATGGGAATCACGGTGGATTTGGATGCGGCGAAGAAAGCCGTTGCGTGACGCGACCAACCGACCGAGTCGAAAGGGCTTGAAATGACCACGAAGAAAAAGCCGGATATTGAGATTGAGAAAGTCGAGAACGTAAGTCACGAAGACCATATCAAAGAGATTCAATACGACGAGGACACCTTTGACGCCCAAGCCTTTCAGGACAAATTTCTAAGCCAGGACAAGATTCGTTCGACCAATAGCGTCGCGATGGCGTTGATGAAGACGGAAGAAATCGAATTCATCGTGGAGGAATTCCTGGCGGGCAAAGAAAATATCTACATTGAGGACCGCGCCTCCTTCTACTACGTGGACGCGGACACGGAGGTTGTCCTTGATTTCGACGAGATTGAAGAAGCTCTTGGCCGTCCCTATAGCGTTTACGATTTTCTCGTGAACCTCTCGACGACCGTGGGGCGGGCCATGACCGTCGGCAACAAATTCATATTGACGACCCGGCTGGTCGGCATAGAGATGGATGTCGATACGCAGCCTAAGGACTAGCCAGAACCGACCATTCCGATTACAAATTTGTCGGTATTGACCGCCACTCTCACCGAGATCCGGTGCGCAGAGACGGAGAAGTTCGAGGCGTGACCCTTCGCCGGATGGGGCGATTTTTTTAAAGGAGCGTTTGTTTGATGCACAAGGTGCATTGCACATTTTTAGACGGCAAGGAATTCGAGTTCGAGTGCGGTCCGGAGGAAAACGTCATCTCGGCCGCCCGGCGTCAGAACATCATTCTCCCAGCCTATTGCATGGAAGGGATTTGCGGGACCTGCAAGGTCCGGCTCGCGGAAGGCGAGGTCGATATGGGGCGCGCCGAACTCGGTGCCCTAAGCCCGACCGAAGAGGAGGAGGGCTATGTCCTTCTCTGTCAGGCCCATCCGCAAACCGATCTTGAGGTGCAGTTCGAAATCGATTCCGACCGGGTGACCGCCCCTCAGGAGGGAAAGGCGAGGATCGTGGAGGTCGGCCCGGCCTCTCCGTCCGGAGAGGTATATCGCATTGTTTTAAAAGCAGAATTTTCAGATATTTTCTTCTGGAATCCGGGCCAGTACGTCGCCATCAACGCGCCGGGAACATCGGAGTGGCGGATGTTCTCGATGGCGAACACGGCCTCGATGGAAAACGTTCTCGAGTTCTATGTTCGCATTCTTCCCCAAGGGGTTTTTTCGAATTTTCTCAAGGGCCAGGCCAAGGTCGGCGATACGCTGGACATCAAAGGTCCTTATGGACTTTTCTTCTACAACATTACCGATCGGCCGCCCGTTTTCATCGGCGGCGGAACGGGGCTTGCGCCGAATCTTGCCATGATCCGGCAGCTTTCGAACCAGTTCTACCCGAAGCGGATCCGCCTTTTCTTCGGCGTGACCAACCCCGGGGACCTGCATTGCAAGAAGGAAATCGAAAGCCTGCAGGAAGCGTTGCCCGATTTTGTACCCTACTACGCCTGCGCGAACGCGGACGAATCGTGGGAGGGGGACAAGGGGTTTGTAACGGATAGCCTGCTCAAGCATATGGGCGGGGAGGATTTCGCCGGTCATGAATTCTACTTGTGTGGCCCACCGCCGATGATCGAGGCCGTCGAGAAGATTCTCCGCGAAAAAAGCGTCGAGCGTTCCCACATTCACCGCGAGGAATTTGTTCCCTCCGGCGCGACAAAATCTTAACGGCCTTAAAAGTCTTCTAAATACTGTTAAATGCCGCTCTGCGGCACCTAACGAAGTTTCCCGTCGCGGTCTTTAGAACCAGCGGCGGGTGAAACTTGTCGACGGCGATCGATAACGGCAGCAAGGATCCGTACGCAGAGGCCGGCGGGTCTTTCGGTTTCCCGGAAACCCAAGTGAATTTTATTGACGGCCTTGCCTCTTTCACGCTAGTGCTAGAAACAACCAAACGTAGAATTTGGGCTTATTATCATGCGACTAAGGGGGGGTACGCCGAGAAATCCACCATCGGATTTTCGCCGGGTTCCAAAGAGGCGATGAATCCTGTCCGGTTTTCCAGCTCCCTTGCTATTGTGAATCCAATCGTTTGGTCGATCGCATCACTTGGAAACCGCCGTCGGTTAAGGGTGGCAAACGTTCGCCTATAACAACATCGACGGCGACACCTTTTAGGGGAAGGGCGTATGCAAACAGGAAAATTAGGCGTCTATCTTTCGAAGATAGCTCCGTGGGCAATTATTGCGGGGCTTCTCATCGTTTCACGAATCGAACCAGCGCCTGTCGGCAAACCGGTTCAAATTCCCCCGATCGGTGAACGCGACCGCTATTACGGCATTCAGGTTCCCGAGCCCGGCGTCCTTTGGATGGTCGGCAATGGCGGCAAGATCATCCGCAGCGAGGACGACGGGGTCACCTGGAAAATCCAGGAGACGCCGTCCGACCTCAACCTCATGTCGGTTGCCGCGTGGGACAAGAACGACGCCGTGGCGGTTGGCAACATGGGGATCGTTCTGGTAACGCGGGACGGCGGCCAGACATGGGAAAAAAGAGATATCCCCTTATCCAATGTTGCCGACAAACTGATCCGCGTACGCATCATCCCGGGGACCGATAAGGCGATCGCCGTCGGCATCATGGGGAAGGTTCTTCTCACGGAGAACAGGGGCGATACGTGGGAACAGCAGTACTTCTATTACGACTGGTCCTTTTTTGAGGAGCGATTCAACGACATTGCCGGCGGCGTCCAACGCGTGAACCAGGACGTCATTCGTCGCTACCGTTTCGAGCGCGACATCACCCTGCAGGACATCGCCATTCTGGGCGAGTGCGAATGGATGGTGGTCGGCGAATTCGGGAATGCCATCCATACGAAAGACTGCGGCTACAATTGGCGGGAAATTCGCCCGGCTTACGACACCATCAACAGCGTCAAATTCCGGGACCGTGATCATGGCGTAGCCGTCGGCGGGTCGGCGACGATCCTCGTTACCGAGGACGGCGGCAACAATTGGGAACAAATGGAACCGAAGGGGGATGCGGTTGTCACGCATCTTTACGACGTCGAATGGGACGCGAAGAATCAGGCGTGGATTGCTACGGGAGAGGGTGGCGTCTCCGTGAAAAGCGACGCCTCGGCGCAAAATTGGGCCGCCGAACTGTTTGATCCCAACAAGTCTCCCTGGTTTGTCGATCTCGAGGTGAGCGACGGCAAATTTTATGTCTGCGGCGAGGACGTCGGGGTCTGGACGGTGTCATCCGGGGAATGGGTAGATCTTCCCCGTAAAGAATCGCACTTCTAGTTGCGGAGGATTATGAGCCATGGCTAAGAATTATAACGAACGGATGACGCAAGCCATTGAACGGATGTGCTCTTTTACCATCCGCAACCGCCTTCCGTTTCTTCTTGTTTTGGGGGCTTTGACGCTTGCCTTGGGCATCATTGTGGCGCTGCAGACAAGGATCGAGAGTTACTTCCCCGATCTTCTTCCGCAGGACCACCCTTACGTCCAGATCAACGAACAATACAAAGAAACCTTTGGCGGCTCCAACATGGTCACCATCATGATGGAGACCAAGGAGGGCGACGTCTTCACGACGCCGTTCCTGAAAAAGGTCAAGAATCTGCAATTCAACCTGCGCCTCATTCCCGGCATCAATCAATTCCAGATCGTTTCGCTGGCCGGACGGAAGCTGAAGACGGTGTCGGCCTCGACGGCGGGCGTCGAAACCCGCCCCTTTATGGACAAGGAAATTTACCGGGCGGGCGAAGGCGTGCCGCAGACCCAGGCAGAACTCGACCAATTGCGGGATGCGGTTCTGACCTCGCCAACCGTTTACGGCACTTACGTTTCCAGGGATTTGCGCTCGGTCCTGATCACGATCGACTTCATCGATCGCCTGCTTGAGTACACGCCAGCCTTCAACAGGATTAACGAGATTCTTGATCAGGAACGGGACGACACGGTCCACATTCGGGTGGTGGGCGAGCCCATGCTTTATGGCTGGGTCAACTACTATTTCCCGGAGACGATGACGATCTTCACCCTGACCTGGGCGGCGTTGATGGCGTTCCTGTTCATCGTCATGCGGACGTGGCGGGGCACCTTCCTGCCCCTGTTGTCCGGTCTCGTGGCCGGCACTTGGGCGCTTGGATTCGTCGCCTTGATGGACTTTAACTTCGACCCGCTCGTCGTCGTCGTGGCGTTCCTGCTGACGGCGCTGGCGATTTCCCACTCGGTGCAGTTGACGGTTCGATTCGACGACAACGTAAACCGGGGCTACACGGACATGAAGGAAGCCGCGTGGCAGTCGATGTCGATGTTGACCCGGCCCCTCATGCTGGGCATCGTCGCCGATGCGGGTGCCATGGCCGTCGTCGCCCTGACCCCTATTCCGCTGCTGGAAAAAGTGGCGATCACCGGAATGATCTGGGTGTTGGTGATCATCATCAGCGCCTACTTCCTGACGCCGCTCTTGCTGAGCTATGTTCAGCACCCGAAGAAAGTCCTGCACCCGATCAACGTGCAGCCGGCCATCCATAAGTTCCTGGACCTGGCCGTCACGACGACGAACGGACCTGCCGCCCGCAAATGGGTCCTGGCCGGCGCCCTTGCCGTCTTTGTCGTGGCGGGCGCGATTTCCTTCCAGCTTACGGTCGGGGACGCCAATCCCGGTTCGCCGATTCTCTGGCAGGATTCGTCCTACAACGTTGACGCGGAAGTGATCAATACGACCTACCGCGGGTCCGACCAGATGTTCATCGTGGTGAAGGGACCGAAGAACACGCTTAAATCTCCGAAAATTCTGCGGAACATGGCGAACCTCCAGCGTTTTATGGAGGCGCAGCCGGAAGTCGGCGGCTCGGTTTCGCTCGCCGACGTGCTGCCGGCGATTCAACGGGTTTTCTACGAGGGCAACCCGCGCTTCTATGAAATTGGCGATGACCTTCTGGTGAACGGCGAGCTCGCCTATCTCTACATCTCCGGCTCCGAGCCCGGGGACGCCGATAAATTCAACAACTTCGTCTACAGCGAAGGTTCGATTCGGTTCATGTTCCGCGACCATCGGGGCGACACGATCCGAACCGGGCTTGCCCGGCTGAAGGAATACATCGCCAAGCACCCGCTTCAACTTGAAGACGATTTCGGGAAGGCGCATGAAATTTCCGACTACGGCGGCGGGGTAAGCAAGGCCGTTCTCGGCGGCGCCGGCGCGCGGGTGGAAAAAGGCGAAGAAGGCACGGAAATCGGCGATATCGCGGCTCAAGCCACGCCGGAATATTATCTGGCCGGCGGCTTGATCGGCGTGCTGGGCGCGGTGAACGAAATCATCCTCGCCAAGCAGGTCGAGGCTATCGCCCTGGCGTTGCTTTGGGTCGGTCTCTGCGCGGCTGTGGTTTACCGGGACGCCGCGGCGGCCCTCTTCTTCATGGTGCCGGTCGCGCTCTCAAACGTGATCACCTTCAGCTACATGACGATGAAAGACATCGGCATGAACATCAACACCGTGCCGGTGGCGGCGCTTGGCATTGCCCTTGGCGTCGACTACGCGTTCTATGTGGCGGACGGTATCCGCGAGGAACTGCGAGAAACCAGAGACCCGATGGGGGCGATCGTCAAGGCGCTGCACAGCGCCGGCCGCGGCGTCTTCATCACGGCGTTCACCCTGGTGATCAGCATTGTTCTCTGGACGTTCTCCTCGGTCCGGTTCCAGGCCGAAATGGGGATTTTGATGTGCGTCTGGCTCTCGGTATCTGCCCTGAGCTCGCTGTTCGTCATCCCTGCGATGGCCTATGTCTTCCGGCCGGACTTCATCTTCGGCAAGGATCTGATGGAGGTGAAGGGCGTGAAGGCGGGAAGTGTTGGAAGCCACGTGAGTTGAGCGCATGGAGCAAGTTTGTTTTGCAGCGCGAAAAAGATGAGAGATGATTCGGAAGAAGGCGGCACCGTTTCGTGCCGCCTTCTATCCTTAACAAAAGACTGGACAAACAAAAAATTACGCGTTTAAGTGAACGGGAGCGGCCGGTCAAAGGTGAGCCGTTCGAGCGAACGCAAAACAAGTTTTTGTTTAAGAAAATAGGGGAAAATGCGGGTCGTTCTAAGATGGAGGGGGGGCTTCCTACTCAATTAAGAACGACCACGAATTCGTTCGCGAAAGAAGCTGGCTGCGGATGTGCGGCCGGTCTTTTAAGGCTTTATTAGGGAAGTATTCGGCTTTTTACTGTGCGTAGCTTGGGGCCTGTAGTGGGCTTGTGTTTGAAAACCTTAGGGAATTATGGCGATGAAGCATAAAAACGCGATTTCGAAAAAGAAGCCGTCGCGCTCGATGTTGCTGGCGGCAACACTGGCGCCGGCCGCCGTGCTCGGCTCGGGCGGCGCGATGGCGGGGATGGTCTTCGAAGACGATCCGTTTATTCCGGGACATTGGGTGACAAGCGGGTACGTCCGCGAGCAGATCTCCCTCAACCTTCGGGACCGTCCCGGCACGTTCTTCGACGACCAGTTCCATGTTTCGATGATACGGACGACCGTCCGCATCGACTTGGATGGCGAGATCGGTCCGCTCCGCATCGGTCTTGTCGGCCGCGTCGCGCGGGAAGCGGAAACACCTTGGTTGCGGCGGCTCGACGAGGGTACTTACCAGGGCACTGCCATCAACGCGCTTGGTCAAGGCGCCAACGACGGCCAGGCCGAACCCAACTTCCTCAAGGGGCAATTAGAGGAAGAGGAGATGCGCGAATTCTTCGTCGAGTTCGATGTCGGCGATCGGTTCGTTGTCAAGTTGGGTAGGCAGCAGGTCGTCTGGGGCGAGACCGACTTCTTCCAGGCGATGGATATCTTGCACGGCCGCGACCTCCGCTGGCGCCTCTTCTTCGAACCGGAGAACGAGGAATGGCGGAAGCCGCTCATCCTGGCCAACGTGATCATGCAGGTGCCCGAATTGGACGGCTCGTTGCAGGTCGTCGTCCGTCCGGGCTTGGATCGCCAGCGGGACATTGGCTCCTCGGTTGACTTCTACGGCGGTCGCTGGCAGCCGAATCCCTTCGATGCCATCGACTTCTTCCAGGCGGGGATCCTTCCCT is drawn from Pseudomonadota bacterium and contains these coding sequences:
- a CDS encoding methane monooxygenase; this translates as MVAVPKIEVKSQEVHKYLMEFGWNIDKRRGKYPTKYNYNPSAREQFKLIAKEYCRMEEEKDERQYSTLLDGMARMNVGSRIEPRWNEVMKIGGDLLESGEYAAISGTSVLWNATQSPELKNGYLAQTMDEIRHTAQIGYLNSYMAKHTYDPAGHADARRVRYMNPLWRPCRRALVDGFCAGDPVECSLNLQMVAEACFTNPLIVGLTEWAAANGDEVTPTIFLSIETDELRHMANGYQTIVSIIHDQENHKYIQTDLDNTFWLQNKFITPFVGAVLEYGSVNKVEPWAVTWDRWVYQDWASMWLGRLAKFGIKTPRSMLEAKTEAYWSHHAAWQVATALWPLMMIRIEPPTEKDAAWFEKNYPGWYARYGVFYDVWKGMNYQDPSSNFIPYQWLMKNNVTVHVCRTCQMPTVSPDVYGGAKKARIVEYEGRLHAFCSNMCERMFFMEPERYHNQTTFFEEFDGWNLADIVEKFHGVRSDGKTLTSQPHLESKRMWTIDDLRAANCVIEDPLRKFQSVAIKH
- a CDS encoding methane monooxygenase, with amino-acid sequence MAIKKTKTHRGIFPNTEPQGSEPLSENREFCFFAKPRWKKLTEYEKLILYAQPNPDWIPGGLDWGDTPARFSGGRDTWGNYFTEMRCQDWYAFRDPHRRWQYPYVSEKADEWRNLQRRLGAYADMREWERMNPWWRDEVVGKIWAAFLHHEYGVFNAMSSVCRDVLSDIIRAATCTGAFDLLDNSQMIHMQRLFLSKIFPDTFKADIDLGKDVWRSSEIYAPTIGLVDELWDKTSDHCEILFALFMVHLPLFGRVVRNEFVERYAGFFGDTLIGLFVPDMNRAQRVARDWNFDLFHNVFFGDPEFGPMNQKIMQLWLNRWLPKTLACVRAFKPVFDLPQIQSARQAMGGATIDARFADLLAEWKETHLDPMGITVDLDAAKKAVA
- a CDS encoding MmoB/DmpM family protein, yielding MTTKKKPDIEIEKVENVSHEDHIKEIQYDEDTFDAQAFQDKFLSQDKIRSTNSVAMALMKTEEIEFIVEEFLAGKENIYIEDRASFYYVDADTEVVLDFDEIEEALGRPYSVYDFLVNLSTTVGRAMTVGNKFILTTRLVGIEMDVDTQPKD
- a CDS encoding 2Fe-2S iron-sulfur cluster-binding protein, with translation MHKVHCTFLDGKEFEFECGPEENVISAARRQNIILPAYCMEGICGTCKVRLAEGEVDMGRAELGALSPTEEEEGYVLLCQAHPQTDLEVQFEIDSDRVTAPQEGKARIVEVGPASPSGEVYRIVLKAEFSDIFFWNPGQYVAINAPGTSEWRMFSMANTASMENVLEFYVRILPQGVFSNFLKGQAKVGDTLDIKGPYGLFFYNITDRPPVFIGGGTGLAPNLAMIRQLSNQFYPKRIRLFFGVTNPGDLHCKKEIESLQEALPDFVPYYACANADESWEGDKGFVTDSLLKHMGGEDFAGHEFYLCGPPPMIEAVEKILREKSVERSHIHREEFVPSGATKS
- a CDS encoding YCF48-related protein, with the translated sequence MQTGKLGVYLSKIAPWAIIAGLLIVSRIEPAPVGKPVQIPPIGERDRYYGIQVPEPGVLWMVGNGGKIIRSEDDGVTWKIQETPSDLNLMSVAAWDKNDAVAVGNMGIVLVTRDGGQTWEKRDIPLSNVADKLIRVRIIPGTDKAIAVGIMGKVLLTENRGDTWEQQYFYYDWSFFEERFNDIAGGVQRVNQDVIRRYRFERDITLQDIAILGECEWMVVGEFGNAIHTKDCGYNWREIRPAYDTINSVKFRDRDHGVAVGGSATILVTEDGGNNWEQMEPKGDAVVTHLYDVEWDAKNQAWIATGEGGVSVKSDASAQNWAAELFDPNKSPWFVDLEVSDGKFYVCGEDVGVWTVSSGEWVDLPRKESHF
- a CDS encoding MMPL family transporter; amino-acid sequence: MAKNYNERMTQAIERMCSFTIRNRLPFLLVLGALTLALGIIVALQTRIESYFPDLLPQDHPYVQINEQYKETFGGSNMVTIMMETKEGDVFTTPFLKKVKNLQFNLRLIPGINQFQIVSLAGRKLKTVSASTAGVETRPFMDKEIYRAGEGVPQTQAELDQLRDAVLTSPTVYGTYVSRDLRSVLITIDFIDRLLEYTPAFNRINEILDQERDDTVHIRVVGEPMLYGWVNYYFPETMTIFTLTWAALMAFLFIVMRTWRGTFLPLLSGLVAGTWALGFVALMDFNFDPLVVVVAFLLTALAISHSVQLTVRFDDNVNRGYTDMKEAAWQSMSMLTRPLMLGIVADAGAMAVVALTPIPLLEKVAITGMIWVLVIIISAYFLTPLLLSYVQHPKKVLHPINVQPAIHKFLDLAVTTTNGPAARKWVLAGALAVFVVAGAISFQLTVGDANPGSPILWQDSSYNVDAEVINTTYRGSDQMFIVVKGPKNTLKSPKILRNMANLQRFMEAQPEVGGSVSLADVLPAIQRVFYEGNPRFYEIGDDLLVNGELAYLYISGSEPGDADKFNNFVYSEGSIRFMFRDHRGDTIRTGLARLKEYIAKHPLQLEDDFGKAHEISDYGGGVSKAVLGGAGARVEKGEEGTEIGDIAAQATPEYYLAGGLIGVLGAVNEIILAKQVEAIALALLWVGLCAAVVYRDAAAALFFMVPVALSNVITFSYMTMKDIGMNINTVPVAALGIALGVDYAFYVADGIREELRETRDPMGAIVKALHSAGRGVFITAFTLVISIVLWTFSSVRFQAEMGILMCVWLSVSALSSLFVIPAMAYVFRPDFIFGKDLMEVKGVKAGSVGSHVS